The following coding sequences are from one Novipirellula caenicola window:
- a CDS encoding CsgG/HfaB family protein gives MMYRTSILCDCVLSLLIAFSHPVTAADAKQPIPTAILPFESRGDVQEEAAQVADLLFANLIVSEHVMLVERQTIDDLFEELKLSKAGIVKADEAVQVGKLTGAKLLITGSVLQVNDDLYLVAKVIGTETSRLAGASVKGSSNADLGELVEQLAAEVDKVVAKKAKLLLPKPVAVDDWLASTRKSLRGKNKKLPSVTVAVTEQHVGQQTFDPAAQTEIERLLTELGFDVIASDNANSARADVLIKGEGLSQFAMSRADLVSVQCRVEVQVIKQSDGTVLTSDAETTLSIDLAEQIAAKSGLQEAARKLVKRLIPKLAK, from the coding sequence ATGATGTACCGAACCTCCATACTCTGCGACTGTGTGCTCAGTCTGCTGATCGCGTTTAGCCATCCTGTGACCGCCGCCGATGCCAAACAACCGATTCCGACCGCGATACTGCCCTTTGAAAGCCGTGGCGATGTGCAAGAAGAAGCCGCTCAGGTTGCCGATTTATTGTTCGCGAACCTGATCGTTTCCGAGCATGTGATGCTGGTCGAACGCCAAACGATCGACGACCTATTTGAAGAATTGAAACTTAGCAAAGCCGGCATCGTCAAAGCGGACGAGGCGGTGCAAGTTGGAAAATTGACGGGTGCGAAACTGCTCATCACTGGATCGGTTTTGCAAGTCAACGACGATTTATATTTGGTCGCCAAGGTGATCGGTACCGAAACCAGTCGCTTGGCGGGCGCGTCGGTAAAAGGTTCCTCCAACGCGGATTTGGGTGAACTGGTCGAGCAATTGGCTGCGGAAGTGGACAAAGTGGTCGCGAAGAAAGCCAAGCTGCTGCTGCCGAAACCGGTTGCGGTCGACGATTGGCTTGCGAGCACTCGGAAATCGCTTCGCGGCAAGAACAAGAAGCTGCCGAGCGTTACGGTCGCCGTCACCGAGCAACACGTGGGCCAGCAAACCTTTGATCCTGCGGCCCAAACCGAGATCGAGCGACTACTCACCGAGCTAGGATTTGACGTGATCGCGTCGGACAACGCAAACTCGGCTCGCGCGGACGTCCTGATCAAAGGAGAAGGCCTTTCTCAATTCGCCATGAGCCGCGCTGATCTGGTATCGGTGCAATGCCGCGTCGAAGTTCAAGTGATCAAACAGTCCGATGGCACGGTGTTAACCTCCGACGCCGAGACCACCCTGTCAATCGATCTGGCCGAGCAGATCGCCGCGAAGTCCGGTTTGCAAGAAGCCGCCCGAAAACTGGTCAAGCGATTGATTCCAAAGCTGGCGAAATGA
- a CDS encoding DUF7133 domain-containing protein codes for MVVRVLWNTCVLALGASLVTPQTINAADESDYYRIVSIEVAEASDSRSANWQPAPEGLVLEVSGLTVMDDSRIAVAIRKGEIWMMDGVYDDPPSNVKYEKFASALHEPLGLLWHNDSFYVTQRSELTRIRDRDGDHVADEYLTVAKGWGVTGHYHEYAYGPKLDHEGNLWITLNIGLGLKGDQLTRTVQNKTLGYRQGLWRGWGMKVAADGDLIPVCAGMRSPSGLGANADGQMFYTDQQGNWVGTNTLHHMRSGAFFHHAESLASIDHPESPITDVASVPDGLPFPDALKAFPQLVPPVVWFPYKKMGQSATDIMLDESGGKFGPFAGQLFVGEFTQASIHRVFLEQVNGEYQGACFPFRSGFASAVLRMAQGHDGSMFVGLTNRGWSSLGAASYGLQRLVWTGETPLEIKEMRAKHDGFELTFTKPVDVKTAADPASYTMSGYTYLYQSSYGSDEIQTKSLAIREARVSEDGLRVHLVVDGCREKFVHELNAIGVRGRGGEPLLHTHAYYTLNQIPAAE; via the coding sequence ATGGTAGTTCGCGTGCTTTGGAACACATGCGTGCTGGCGCTGGGGGCGTCCCTGGTGACACCCCAAACGATAAACGCAGCCGACGAAAGTGATTACTACCGCATCGTTTCGATCGAGGTTGCCGAAGCGAGTGATTCGCGGTCGGCGAATTGGCAACCGGCACCCGAAGGTTTGGTGCTGGAGGTCAGTGGCTTAACGGTCATGGACGATTCGCGAATTGCTGTTGCGATTCGCAAGGGTGAAATTTGGATGATGGACGGCGTCTATGACGATCCGCCCAGCAATGTGAAATATGAAAAGTTTGCCTCGGCGCTGCATGAACCGCTCGGGTTGCTGTGGCACAACGATTCTTTTTATGTGACTCAGCGATCCGAGCTGACTCGGATTCGTGATCGCGATGGAGATCACGTTGCGGACGAGTATTTGACCGTCGCTAAAGGTTGGGGCGTGACCGGGCATTACCATGAATATGCCTACGGACCCAAACTGGATCATGAAGGCAATTTATGGATCACGTTGAACATCGGATTGGGATTGAAGGGAGATCAGCTGACGCGAACCGTTCAAAACAAAACGCTTGGCTACCGGCAAGGCCTGTGGCGTGGTTGGGGAATGAAGGTTGCTGCTGATGGAGATCTGATTCCGGTTTGTGCCGGCATGCGATCGCCATCAGGGTTGGGAGCGAACGCGGATGGCCAGATGTTCTACACCGACCAACAAGGCAACTGGGTCGGCACCAACACGCTGCATCACATGCGGTCGGGTGCGTTTTTCCATCATGCGGAATCGTTGGCGTCAATCGATCATCCTGAATCACCGATCACGGATGTCGCGTCGGTTCCCGATGGGTTGCCGTTCCCAGACGCGCTGAAGGCGTTTCCACAACTCGTTCCGCCGGTCGTTTGGTTTCCTTACAAAAAGATGGGGCAATCAGCGACCGACATCATGTTGGACGAAAGCGGCGGCAAGTTTGGTCCGTTCGCAGGCCAATTGTTTGTCGGCGAGTTCACGCAAGCGTCGATTCATCGCGTGTTCCTAGAACAGGTCAACGGCGAATACCAAGGTGCCTGTTTCCCGTTTCGTAGTGGGTTTGCGTCGGCGGTGTTGCGGATGGCCCAAGGGCATGACGGCAGCATGTTTGTCGGACTGACCAACCGAGGTTGGAGCAGTCTGGGGGCAGCGTCGTACGGTCTGCAGCGGTTGGTGTGGACTGGCGAAACGCCGCTGGAAATCAAAGAGATGCGAGCCAAGCACGACGGATTTGAGTTGACGTTTACAAAACCGGTCGACGTCAAAACCGCCGCGGATCCCGCGTCTTACACGATGTCGGGTTACACCTACCTGTATCAATCCTCGTACGGCAGTGATGAAATTCAAACGAAGTCGTTGGCGATTCGCGAAGCGAGAGTATCCGAGGATGGTTTGCGAGTTCACTTGGTCGTCGATGGGTGCCGTGAAAAGTTCGTCCACGAGCTGAACGCGATCGGGGTGCGAGGTCGAGGTGGTGAACCGCTGCTACATACCCATGCCTATTACACGCTGAATCAAATTCCAGCAGCCGAGTAA
- a CDS encoding c-type cytochrome has translation MRNLLVIVWVVTVAWTAIAAAEELRSDSASLHDPSVPPVVAGFDRFARHGDIDAVDGGRLLLGELSCTACHASGDTAAGKNTAEAIEPKRGPRLHSAGIRYSQAWLADFIASPHQVKPGTTMPDLLGNRSPQQRREISTAIAAFLVETERADYPEIKATGANPVMFEFWKRGDADRGSEIFHTRGCVACHSSDADYVVTGAITSPVDALLEELDPEELADMGLAAAARRVESIPLGDLAAKYSRKSLAHFLHDPAHTRPALRMPDFKLSSNESADLAEYLLTAYSSNRNSVGKQASADQPSIEHANDPALVQQGREWFIELNCAACHDSSIKTDLPNAMPLLAVDAESANGCLGDSPQRRVQYPLDSVQRDAIVKAIANAKSGQTVSATQQLDGILLAANCFGCHQRDELGGIGRYRKPYFETAGHIDLGDEGRLPPPLTGVGAKLISTHLTNVVSGKTPAIRPYMQIQMPRFSQEVAHALPKLFAEVDDANTADATRVFGDTIDLADAGRELMDIGCVQCHTFGGNALPGVTGVDLSKIHSRIRPAWFETFLLNPGNVKERTRMPTFFVDGKSPRPDLLDGDPKRQIAAMWAYLNALPKHSLPSKIETSRAENYELSPTDRPSILRTFMPGAGTHAIAVGFPEQVHFAFDAEQVRLATMWRGRFLDAQGTWFVRSAPPAEPLGNEVVELPEGSSFAKLNQANEPWPSSTEVRFGGYRIDADGSPEFLYRYAGVEFTDHIEPLAAQDRSETHHKPGLRRTITLTSGESHANATAAPLWFRVHQGDRLTRIDDHTMRHESGQNGAGQNSAGLTISIPPSLARDAHIYQSDEITEWRVPVREFPFKIEVNYSW, from the coding sequence ATGCGAAACTTGCTTGTTATTGTTTGGGTTGTCACCGTCGCATGGACTGCAATCGCGGCGGCGGAAGAATTGCGTTCTGATTCGGCGTCCCTCCATGATCCGTCGGTTCCGCCTGTGGTCGCGGGTTTCGATCGATTCGCCCGGCACGGGGATATCGATGCCGTTGACGGTGGACGCTTGTTGCTTGGCGAGCTGAGCTGCACGGCGTGTCACGCAAGTGGTGATACCGCCGCAGGCAAAAACACCGCGGAAGCGATTGAGCCGAAGCGAGGTCCACGACTGCACAGTGCGGGGATTCGTTACTCGCAGGCTTGGCTGGCTGATTTCATTGCTTCGCCACACCAGGTCAAACCGGGGACGACGATGCCCGATTTGCTGGGCAATCGTTCGCCACAGCAGCGACGTGAGATCAGCACCGCGATTGCAGCTTTCCTTGTCGAAACTGAGCGTGCCGATTATCCCGAGATCAAAGCGACCGGGGCGAATCCGGTGATGTTCGAGTTTTGGAAACGTGGCGATGCGGATCGTGGTAGCGAGATCTTTCACACACGCGGCTGTGTTGCCTGCCATTCCAGCGACGCTGACTATGTTGTGACCGGGGCAATCACATCGCCGGTTGATGCATTGTTAGAGGAACTTGACCCCGAAGAACTCGCTGACATGGGGTTGGCCGCCGCGGCACGGCGAGTCGAATCGATTCCACTCGGCGATCTGGCGGCCAAGTACAGTCGTAAATCGTTGGCTCACTTCTTGCACGATCCAGCACACACGCGGCCTGCTCTGCGGATGCCCGATTTCAAACTATCGAGCAACGAGTCCGCGGACTTAGCCGAATATTTGTTAACTGCATACTCATCGAATAGAAATTCCGTCGGCAAGCAAGCGTCCGCCGATCAACCGAGCATTGAACACGCGAACGATCCAGCACTGGTTCAGCAAGGACGCGAATGGTTCATCGAATTGAATTGCGCGGCTTGTCATGACTCGTCCATCAAAACGGATTTGCCAAATGCGATGCCGTTGTTGGCGGTCGATGCAGAATCCGCAAATGGTTGTTTGGGAGATTCGCCGCAACGCCGGGTGCAGTACCCGCTCGACTCGGTGCAGCGAGACGCCATCGTCAAAGCGATCGCGAATGCCAAGTCGGGGCAGACGGTTTCAGCAACGCAACAGCTTGATGGCATCTTGTTGGCAGCGAATTGTTTTGGGTGCCACCAGCGAGACGAACTCGGAGGGATCGGACGCTATCGAAAACCCTATTTTGAAACCGCGGGGCACATCGATTTAGGTGACGAGGGCCGCTTGCCGCCTCCGCTGACCGGCGTCGGTGCAAAACTGATCTCCACTCACCTTACCAACGTTGTCTCGGGTAAAACGCCTGCGATCCGTCCCTACATGCAAATCCAGATGCCGCGATTCTCGCAGGAGGTTGCTCACGCATTGCCAAAACTGTTCGCCGAAGTCGACGATGCCAATACTGCCGACGCGACGCGGGTCTTTGGCGACACCATAGACTTGGCCGATGCGGGACGCGAGTTGATGGACATCGGTTGCGTTCAGTGTCATACGTTTGGTGGCAATGCGTTGCCCGGAGTGACGGGCGTTGATCTGAGCAAGATTCATTCTCGGATTCGTCCTGCATGGTTCGAAACGTTTCTGCTGAATCCGGGCAATGTCAAAGAACGGACAAGGATGCCGACGTTTTTTGTCGATGGCAAAAGCCCGAGACCCGATCTGCTTGATGGCGATCCGAAACGGCAAATCGCAGCGATGTGGGCCTATTTAAACGCATTGCCAAAGCATTCCCTGCCAAGCAAGATTGAAACGTCGCGAGCCGAAAATTACGAGCTTTCCCCGACGGATCGCCCGTCGATCTTGCGGACGTTCATGCCAGGAGCCGGAACGCACGCGATCGCAGTCGGCTTTCCGGAACAGGTCCACTTTGCCTTTGACGCCGAACAAGTTCGCCTGGCGACGATGTGGCGGGGGCGGTTCCTTGATGCTCAAGGAACTTGGTTTGTTCGCTCTGCACCGCCAGCGGAGCCACTTGGGAACGAGGTTGTTGAGCTTCCTGAAGGATCATCCTTTGCCAAATTGAATCAAGCAAACGAGCCTTGGCCTTCGTCGACGGAAGTGCGGTTTGGTGGCTACCGAATCGATGCCGATGGATCGCCCGAATTCCTGTACCGCTATGCCGGAGTGGAATTCACCGACCATATCGAGCCTTTGGCAGCACAGGATCGATCGGAAACGCATCACAAACCAGGGCTGCGACGGACGATCACGCTGACGTCAGGCGAGTCGCATGCGAACGCCACGGCCGCTCCGCTTTGGTTTCGTGTTCATCAAGGTGATCGGCTCACACGAATCGATGACCACACAATGCGACACGAATCTGGTCAAAACGGAGCCGGGCAAAACAGTGCCGGTTTGACCATTTCAATTCCGCCATCGCTTGCACGTGACGCTCACATTTACCAGAGCGATGAGATAACTGAGTGGCGTGTCCCCGTACGCGAATTTCCCTTTAAAATTGAGGTTAACTATTCATGGTAG
- a CDS encoding DJ-1/PfpI family protein, which translates to MEKVLIVIGDASETLDTMYPYYRLQEAGFQPVVTAPEKRRYQMVMHEVKAGWTITKEWEGYTIDCDVPFSEVNEEEYAGIMFSGGRAPEYIRYDKDLVRITKHFFATNKPIASVCHGVEIPAYADCVRGRRMATVPKCKFDLEVCGGTFVDEACVVDGNLVSGRTFHDNGHYLGPWIDLLVKARDGVVVV; encoded by the coding sequence ATGGAAAAAGTATTGATTGTGATTGGTGACGCCAGCGAAACGCTGGACACCATGTACCCATATTACCGTTTGCAAGAAGCGGGATTCCAACCCGTGGTCACCGCACCCGAAAAACGGCGTTATCAAATGGTGATGCACGAAGTCAAAGCGGGTTGGACGATCACCAAAGAATGGGAAGGCTACACGATCGATTGCGACGTACCGTTTAGTGAAGTCAATGAAGAAGAGTATGCCGGGATCATGTTCTCGGGCGGACGAGCACCGGAATACATTCGTTACGACAAAGATCTGGTGCGGATCACCAAGCATTTCTTTGCCACCAACAAGCCGATCGCATCGGTGTGTCACGGAGTCGAGATTCCCGCCTATGCCGATTGCGTTCGCGGCCGCCGCATGGCGACCGTTCCCAAGTGCAAATTTGACCTCGAGGTTTGTGGCGGCACGTTTGTTGACGAAGCCTGTGTGGTCGATGGCAATTTGGTTAGCGGCCGGACGTTTCATGACAACGGTCACTACCTAGGGCCGTGGATTGATTTGTTGGTCAAAGCACGCGATGGCGTCGTGGTAGTTTGA
- a CDS encoding sugar phosphate isomerase/epimerase family protein has protein sequence MKRRQFCQLAATTATACMASPLLASDSAAWRPKYLLGSCLYGYAPVADVVAEVRKTGAKAIDIWPKVHGNQREQIDAMGADAFAELLAKHDVQLGCLTQYRLGPFRLQDEMRFAEKFGCKTIVAGGSGPKGLKGSELKRAVGEFAEKMKPHLAVAAETGVTIAIENHANNLIESPDSMKWLIELCPSPHLGIALAPYHLPQDPDALAGLIHELCPRIEVFYAWQHGMGSTTKQARELEMQQMPGRGELDFAPIMHALAEESYSGWTEIFMHSFPRGTAIADTTAAVTADVNRARDYLASL, from the coding sequence ATGAAGCGACGTCAATTTTGCCAGCTCGCTGCGACCACTGCGACCGCCTGCATGGCATCGCCCTTGTTGGCGAGTGATTCCGCCGCATGGCGACCGAAATACTTGCTGGGCTCGTGTCTATACGGTTACGCCCCAGTGGCCGACGTGGTGGCCGAGGTTCGCAAGACCGGCGCCAAGGCCATCGACATTTGGCCCAAAGTGCACGGGAACCAGCGTGAGCAGATTGATGCGATGGGAGCCGACGCTTTCGCCGAATTGCTGGCCAAGCATGACGTCCAACTTGGCTGTTTGACGCAGTACAGATTGGGACCGTTTCGTTTGCAGGACGAAATGCGTTTTGCAGAAAAGTTTGGCTGTAAAACGATTGTCGCGGGCGGTTCGGGCCCGAAAGGCTTGAAGGGCAGCGAGCTGAAGCGTGCCGTTGGCGAATTCGCCGAAAAAATGAAACCGCATCTCGCGGTTGCCGCGGAAACCGGCGTCACGATCGCGATCGAAAATCACGCCAACAATCTAATCGAATCGCCTGATTCGATGAAGTGGTTGATTGAATTGTGCCCGAGCCCGCATCTCGGAATCGCGTTGGCGCCCTATCACTTGCCACAAGATCCTGATGCATTGGCCGGTTTGATTCACGAATTGTGTCCGCGGATCGAAGTGTTTTATGCGTGGCAGCATGGGATGGGCAGCACAACAAAGCAAGCTCGTGAATTGGAGATGCAGCAAATGCCTGGCCGTGGCGAGCTCGACTTTGCTCCGATCATGCACGCACTTGCCGAAGAGAGTTACTCGGGCTGGACCGAGATTTTTATGCACTCGTTCCCGCGAGGAACCGCGATCGCCGACACGACCGCCGCCGTCACCGCCGATGTGAACCGCGCTCGAGATTACTTGGCATCACTGTAA
- a CDS encoding substrate-binding domain-containing protein — translation MIETSRSYGRDLLSGVKRYAAEQASWSMFVELRDLESEPPPWLRNWDGDGILTRSGNPAIERAVTQVGVPTVELRSSRLAKRFPFVGVDNHAVGKLAASHFLELGYEHFGIYRLDTEQFFIDRRNSFVDHLRAAGFACEEFHQSGATEKPSQWERQQARLCQWIQQLPKPAAILACTDQLGCWLLDACRRADVRVPEQIAVVGVENDETLTTISTPTLSSVQLDGHRIGYQASRLLDRMMSGGKPRTTPLLVPPIGVVTRQSSDIVATSDPLLAAAIRFIRQHACEGIRIANVLEAVPLSRSQLERGCRELLQRSPNQEINRIRIQAAKELLRDTELSIEGIAERSGFTTQQYFVQLFKKHCGMTATAYRRSIREPMTQ, via the coding sequence ATCATCGAAACCTCACGCAGCTACGGGCGCGACTTGCTCAGTGGCGTCAAACGCTATGCTGCCGAACAAGCATCGTGGTCGATGTTTGTCGAACTACGTGACCTCGAATCCGAACCGCCTCCTTGGCTGCGAAACTGGGACGGCGATGGAATCTTGACACGTTCGGGCAACCCGGCGATCGAGCGTGCGGTGACCCAGGTGGGAGTGCCGACCGTCGAGCTTCGATCAAGCCGACTTGCCAAGCGATTCCCCTTTGTCGGCGTCGACAATCATGCCGTCGGCAAGTTGGCTGCGTCCCACTTTCTTGAGCTTGGCTATGAACACTTTGGCATTTACCGACTCGACACCGAGCAATTTTTTATCGACCGCCGGAACAGCTTTGTCGATCACCTCCGTGCCGCTGGATTCGCATGCGAAGAATTCCATCAATCCGGTGCAACGGAGAAACCGAGTCAATGGGAACGTCAACAGGCTCGGTTGTGCCAGTGGATCCAGCAGCTTCCTAAACCTGCCGCGATTCTTGCCTGTACCGACCAACTAGGATGTTGGCTTCTCGATGCATGCCGCCGCGCCGACGTCCGGGTGCCTGAGCAGATCGCCGTGGTCGGTGTCGAGAACGACGAGACACTGACGACCATCAGCACGCCGACGCTTAGCAGCGTGCAATTGGACGGGCATCGCATTGGTTACCAAGCGTCTCGATTGCTGGACCGAATGATGAGCGGCGGCAAACCACGCACGACCCCACTGCTGGTCCCACCGATCGGCGTTGTCACGCGGCAATCATCCGACATCGTTGCCACCAGCGATCCGCTGCTGGCAGCTGCCATTCGATTCATCCGACAACACGCTTGTGAGGGGATTCGAATCGCAAACGTCTTAGAAGCGGTTCCGCTTTCACGCAGTCAACTCGAACGCGGGTGCCGCGAGTTGTTGCAACGATCGCCCAATCAAGAAATCAACCGAATTCGCATCCAGGCTGCAAAAGAGTTACTGCGAGACACCGAACTGAGCATCGAAGGGATCGCCGAACGCAGCGGATTTACGACGCAGCAGTACTTTGTCCAGCTGTTTAAAAAGCATTGTGGCATGACCGCCACCGCATATCGGAGATCGATTCGCGAGCCCATGACGCAATGA
- a CDS encoding cis-3-hydroxy-L-proline dehydratase: MKITGLKIYQVDLPLHEGNYSWSEGKSVDVFDSTVVEVQTDSGISGFGEVCPLGPVYLPAYAAGARTGIQELAPHLIGDDPTELMALNLKMDRLMKGHPYVKSAIDMACWDILGKAAEMPVSTLLGGRYGDDVVLYRAISQRPAAEMAENVASYRAEGYRRFQLKVGGRADDDIERIRATRAVLQPGDKLIADANTGWLMHEAMRVVNAVKDVDVYIEQPCATYQQCLSIRQNTTLPFVLDEVIDSVDAILKGVADRAMDVVNIKISKFGGLTKARQARDLCVSLGIAMTLEDSWGGDIITAAISHLAHSTPTEYLFTSTDFNSYVTQSIADGAPQRVNGRMAASTEPGLGISPRFDVLGDPVWKYQTTCNKSYILTT; the protein is encoded by the coding sequence ATGAAAATCACAGGACTCAAGATTTACCAAGTCGACCTTCCGCTACACGAAGGCAACTACAGTTGGTCCGAAGGCAAAAGCGTTGACGTTTTTGACAGCACTGTGGTCGAGGTTCAAACCGATTCAGGAATTAGCGGTTTTGGCGAAGTATGCCCACTCGGCCCCGTCTATCTGCCTGCGTATGCCGCCGGTGCTCGAACGGGTATTCAAGAGTTAGCGCCCCATTTAATCGGAGATGACCCGACCGAATTGATGGCTTTGAACTTGAAGATGGACCGTTTGATGAAGGGCCACCCCTACGTCAAATCGGCAATCGACATGGCATGCTGGGACATTCTCGGCAAAGCGGCTGAAATGCCCGTCAGCACGTTGCTCGGTGGTCGCTATGGCGACGACGTTGTGCTTTACCGAGCCATTTCACAACGACCTGCAGCCGAGATGGCTGAAAATGTAGCCAGCTACCGCGCCGAAGGTTACCGACGATTCCAATTGAAAGTGGGCGGCCGAGCGGATGATGACATCGAGCGAATTCGCGCCACTCGTGCCGTTTTGCAACCGGGCGACAAATTGATCGCCGATGCGAACACCGGATGGTTGATGCACGAAGCAATGCGAGTGGTCAATGCGGTCAAGGACGTTGACGTCTACATCGAACAGCCTTGTGCCACCTATCAACAATGTTTGAGCATCCGCCAAAACACGACGCTGCCGTTTGTACTAGACGAAGTGATCGACTCGGTGGACGCCATCCTAAAAGGGGTCGCCGATCGCGCCATGGACGTGGTCAATATCAAGATCAGTAAATTTGGCGGCTTGACCAAAGCTCGCCAAGCTCGTGATCTTTGCGTTTCGCTTGGGATCGCGATGACGCTCGAAGACAGCTGGGGTGGCGACATCATCACCGCGGCGATTTCGCATCTGGCGCACAGCACTCCGACCGAATACCTATTTACGTCCACCGATTTCAACAGCTATGTGACGCAGTCGATCGCCGACGGCGCGCCGCAACGCGTCAATGGACGGATGGCAGCGTCGACCGAACCAGGACTCGGTATTTCACCCCGATTCGACGTTCTCGGGGACCCCGTCTGGAAGTACCAAACGACTTGCAACAAGTCGTACATTTTGACGACCTAA
- a CDS encoding arylsulfatase — protein MTRSFASTMTLGHRMPTPQPHHCRTGFRATTLVAAALICLASIACFQPRIALAAEHPNVVIMLADDQGWGDLSVHGNTNLSTPNIDSLATDGVLFDRFYVCPVCAPTRAEFLTGRYYARTGVRGVSTGQERINPDEVTIADIFKQAGYATGAFGKWHNGSQFPYHPNARGFEEYYGFTSGHWGHYFDPMLEHNNEITRGKGYITDDLTTHAMEFMESNHKQGKPFFCYLPYNTPHSPMQVPDEYFDKVANRPLKMHNRNPKQEDMPHLRAALAMCENIDWNVGRVLKKLDELSIAEDTIVIYFSDNGPNGWRWNGGMKGRKGSIDEGGIRVPMLMRWPGHIVQGKTIKPIAGAVDLLPTLTELASVSFSPKKPLDGRSLVPLLSGETPQWDDRMLISYQPPRGGKGKTPEPRVSVRNQRFRMDAAGKLYDITADPGQDTDVSKRHPDVVREMKQTADQYVQELGDLVKPDERPFPVGEAPITLLPARDGVEHGSVQRSGRAPNCSYFTHWVGAPNDAITWDIEVSETATFDVEIFYTCAADDVGAEFQLDFGDAKLTGKVTQAHDPPAYGAEADRTPNRGSESYVKDFKPMHVGKITLAKGRGPLKLSAIKVPGDEVMEVRLLRLSKQK, from the coding sequence ATGACTCGTTCATTTGCCTCGACGATGACGCTCGGTCATCGCATGCCCACCCCACAACCGCATCACTGCCGCACTGGTTTCCGCGCCACCACGCTCGTGGCCGCCGCACTGATTTGCCTCGCATCCATCGCTTGCTTCCAACCGCGAATTGCTCTGGCGGCGGAACACCCTAATGTTGTCATCATGCTTGCCGATGACCAAGGCTGGGGTGACCTCAGTGTGCATGGCAATACAAATCTGTCGACTCCGAACATCGACTCGCTAGCCACCGACGGTGTTTTGTTCGATCGGTTTTACGTCTGTCCCGTGTGCGCCCCCACTCGCGCCGAATTCTTAACCGGGCGTTACTATGCTCGAACCGGCGTGCGAGGCGTCTCGACAGGCCAAGAGCGAATCAATCCCGACGAAGTCACGATAGCCGACATTTTTAAGCAAGCAGGGTATGCCACCGGCGCGTTCGGAAAATGGCACAACGGATCCCAATTCCCCTATCACCCCAATGCGCGTGGGTTCGAAGAGTATTACGGTTTCACCTCCGGACACTGGGGTCATTACTTTGACCCAATGCTCGAACACAACAATGAAATCACTCGGGGGAAAGGCTACATCACGGACGATTTGACAACCCATGCGATGGAGTTCATGGAATCGAATCACAAGCAGGGCAAACCGTTCTTCTGTTACCTGCCCTACAACACACCGCATTCGCCAATGCAGGTTCCGGACGAGTATTTTGACAAGGTCGCCAATCGACCGCTAAAGATGCACAACCGCAATCCCAAACAAGAGGACATGCCTCATTTGCGAGCGGCACTGGCGATGTGCGAAAACATCGACTGGAACGTCGGCCGAGTGCTGAAGAAGCTTGATGAGCTTTCGATTGCCGAAGATACCATCGTCATTTACTTCAGCGACAACGGCCCCAACGGATGGCGTTGGAATGGAGGCATGAAGGGCCGCAAAGGAAGTATCGACGAAGGCGGCATCCGAGTCCCGATGCTGATGCGATGGCCTGGCCATATCGTCCAAGGCAAAACGATCAAGCCGATCGCCGGAGCAGTTGATTTGCTGCCGACGTTGACCGAACTCGCCTCGGTTTCTTTTTCGCCAAAGAAACCGCTCGATGGGCGATCACTTGTTCCGCTACTGAGCGGCGAAACACCCCAGTGGGACGATCGGATGTTGATCTCGTACCAACCGCCACGGGGCGGAAAAGGCAAAACGCCAGAACCGCGGGTGAGCGTTCGTAACCAACGATTCCGCATGGACGCCGCAGGCAAACTTTACGACATCACTGCGGATCCCGGCCAGGACACTGATGTCTCGAAACGACACCCAGATGTGGTCCGCGAAATGAAACAAACTGCGGACCAGTATGTCCAGGAACTTGGCGATCTCGTCAAACCCGACGAGCGTCCGTTCCCGGTCGGCGAAGCCCCGATCACGTTGCTGCCAGCCCGTGACGGGGTGGAACACGGCAGCGTCCAGCGAAGCGGCCGAGCTCCCAACTGTTCATACTTCACTCACTGGGTCGGCGCCCCCAACGATGCGATCACTTGGGACATCGAGGTTTCCGAGACGGCAACGTTTGACGTCGAGATCTTTTACACATGTGCCGCCGATGACGTCGGAGCCGAGTTCCAACTCGATTTTGGCGATGCAAAACTGACTGGCAAAGTCACCCAGGCCCACGATCCTCCCGCGTATGGCGCCGAAGCCGACCGGACACCCAATCGCGGGTCCGAATCATACGTCAAAGATTTCAAACCGATGCATGTTGGCAAAATCACGTTGGCCAAAGGGCGTGGACCGCTAAAACTTTCGGCGATCAAAGTCCCTGGCGACGAAGTGATGGAAGTGCGACTTTTGCGTCTGAGCAAGCAAAAGTAA